One Methylomonas sp. LL1 DNA window includes the following coding sequences:
- a CDS encoding glycerophosphodiester phosphodiesterase, which yields MLHSLSKSAFSALAVAALLTTQNPVWAEAKMDQSPIVIGHRGASGYRPEHTLEGYALAIEMGADFIEPDLVLTKDGRMIARHEPMIGSTTDVASHPEFADRKTKRMVDGVEYDDWFASDFTLAEIKTLRAVQSRADRDQQYNGLFRIPTLEEVIALAKSKSHETGHSIGIYPEIKHSTYHATLKDAESRLSFGKHFFEDKLLKVLHRAYNNSACAPVFIQSFEVGNLQYLSRKTLIQLVQLVDADDVNADGSMSLVPPYKQPYDLVVKGDSRTFADLVSEDGLDFVASYADAIGPWKPYLLKTVADGIDRDGDGAITINDRRIEGSTGVIEMAHEKGLKVHTWTFRNNASGYGFADPRAEMSYYFELGVDGLFTDFPDTGVEARDASSNAGETGHFGHCGRGHPKNHKQ from the coding sequence ATGTTACATTCGTTATCTAAAAGCGCGTTCTCGGCTTTGGCCGTCGCGGCATTGCTGACTACACAAAATCCGGTATGGGCCGAGGCTAAAATGGATCAATCGCCTATCGTCATCGGTCATCGAGGTGCCTCGGGTTATCGCCCGGAACATACCTTGGAAGGTTATGCGTTGGCCATCGAAATGGGCGCCGATTTCATCGAACCTGATCTGGTATTAACCAAGGATGGCCGAATGATTGCCCGTCACGAACCGATGATAGGTTCGACTACCGATGTCGCCAGTCATCCAGAATTCGCCGACCGTAAAACTAAGCGCATGGTCGATGGTGTCGAATACGACGACTGGTTCGCCAGCGACTTTACCTTGGCGGAAATTAAAACCCTGCGTGCCGTGCAAAGCCGTGCCGATCGCGATCAGCAATACAACGGCCTGTTTCGGATTCCGACTCTGGAAGAGGTGATTGCTCTGGCTAAAAGCAAAAGTCATGAAACCGGACATAGCATAGGCATTTATCCGGAAATCAAGCATTCCACCTACCATGCGACGCTCAAGGATGCTGAAAGCCGCTTGAGCTTCGGCAAGCATTTTTTCGAGGATAAGCTGTTGAAAGTCCTGCATCGAGCCTATAACAATAGCGCTTGCGCGCCGGTGTTCATCCAGTCGTTTGAAGTGGGTAATCTGCAATATTTGAGTCGTAAGACTCTCATTCAGTTAGTGCAACTGGTGGATGCCGACGATGTCAACGCCGACGGTTCGATGTCGTTGGTGCCGCCATATAAGCAGCCCTATGACTTGGTGGTGAAAGGCGACTCCCGCACCTTTGCCGATTTAGTTTCGGAAGATGGTCTTGATTTCGTGGCCAGTTATGCCGATGCCATCGGCCCCTGGAAGCCGTATTTACTGAAAACCGTGGCGGACGGCATCGATCGTGACGGCGACGGTGCTATCACCATCAACGATCGCCGTATCGAAGGCAGTACCGGTGTGATCGAAATGGCGCATGAGAAAGGCCTAAAAGTGCATACCTGGACCTTCCGCAATAATGCCAGCGGTTATGGCTTTGCCGATCCGAGAGCGGAAATGAGCTACTATTTCGAACTTGGTGTCGATGGTTTGTTCACCGATTTCCCCGATACCGGAGTCGAAGCGCGGGATGCATCCAGCAATGCCGGCGAAACCGGGCACTTTG